From the genome of Fibrobacter sp. UWH6:
GCAGAGGAACATGGCCAAAAGCCCCATCACTCTCGATATGACGACGGCGGCGACGGAATTTGCCGTGTTGCCGAAACGCTTGCCGAAGGCGATTGTCTTTACGGCATCCCCGCCAAATCCGCTGGGAAGCAAGTTGTTGAAGAAATAGCCCAGGGCGATGTAACCGTAAAAAATTCTGAAGGGGACTTTCTTGCCTTCGTCAAGAAGCAGACAACGCCATCGGTTGGCTTGGATTGCCATGCTAAAAACGGTGCAGATCAGGATAAGTCCAATCCAGGGGAGAGCCTGTTCCGTCCAATGGCTGCAGACCTTTGCGAAGGGAACCTTGTAAAAGATAAAGCCAAGGCCGCCCACACTTACAACGACCTTCAGCAGGTTCAGCAGTTTTTTCTTTAGGTTGGATTGGCTCTGCATGGATTATTTCCCTGCGACTTCTGCGGCAATTTCTGCAAGTTCCCTGGCGCTCTTTTCCCAGGTAAACTGGCTCACCCAGGCATCAATCTTGTCGTCAAACATTCCCTTGGAGTCAATGGATTTTTCGAGAGCCTGTGCTACGCTGGAAGGATCCTTGGGGTCAAAATAGGTGGCCACGTCACCGCCAACTTCAGGCAGCGAAGATGTGTTGGAACAGGCGACCGGAGTACCGCAGGCGAATGCCTCCAGAACGGGAAGGCCGAAACCTTCATACAGGGAGGGGAGCACAAAAAGGTCTGCCAGGTTGTACAGATTTACCAGGTCGTCCTGGCTTACCATGCCTGCGTGAATTGTCAGGTCAGCGATTCCCAAGTCAGATTCCTTGGTGGCGTTGGTGCGCCCGGCAAAGGCCTTGCCTACGAGAACGAGACGGCAATCTTCCTTGCCCTTCATCTGGGCGAAACCGTCAAGGAGTCCGTTCAAATTCTTGTGAGGAAGAAGGTTGCCTACATACAGGAGAATCTTCTTGTCGCGGGGAATGTTGAACTTTTCGTAAAGGTATTCCACGTCTTCCTTGGGCTTGCGGATGAATTCCTTACCGGCTGCCAGAAGAACCTTAGTAATCTTGCTTGTGTCTGCGTTGTAGAAACGGACCAGGTCGTTCTTTGTGCTTTCGGAATCGACAATGATACGGTTGGCGCGCTTGCAGACAAACCAGAAAATAAATTTAAAGTAGAGGTGGACAATTTTTGAGGGCAGGAATTCTGGATAGACCAGGTGGGTCAAATCGTGAATGGTGACCATCATTTTGCCGCGGTAGAACAGGGGCACATTGCAATGGGGAATGTGCAGGACGTCTGGCTTTTCACGGCGAAGTTTGCAATAGGGGAACTTCAACTGTTCCTTGTACCCGTAAATGCCGCTGATGAAAGGGATGTGCTTTGGAACTTCAGGATATTCTGCAAGTTCCTTGGGGTCGCCCAGAGCGATTTTGTAGCCGACGTCCTTCAGCCAATGCTGAATGCAGGTGCCAATGCCGGAACGGCTGACCATGCGTGCGTCAATTGCGATTTTAGGCATTTCTTTCATTGTCAAACATCCACTTCAAAGTTTCTTGGATGGGAGTGCCGCGCCAGTAGCCTGCGTTTACAATGCGGCTGTTATCCGCACATTGGTAGGGCATGTCGACGGGGCGCATCCTTTCGGGATCCTGTTCTACGTTGATCTTGACCGTTGCAAAACTCACGATGGTCTGTAGCAAGTCCTCGACCTTATGGGCCTTTCCGGACCCCACGTTATAGGTGTGGAATTCGTTCTTGTTTTCAAGAAGCAGACGGTAGGTTCGAACCACGTCGCGGACATCGGAAAAATCTCTGTAGGCGCTTAGGTTGCCCACCTTGATGGTTCCTTCCCGGCCGCTTTTTTCGATGCGGGCAGCCTGTCCGACGAAGCTAGGAATGGCGAAGGCTTCTACCTGTCCTACGCCAGTGTGGTTAAAGGAACGGGTACAGATAATCTGCATTCCGTATTTCTTGCGAAAAAGGTCTGCAAAATTTTCCTGGGCAATCTTGGAAATTCCATAGGGGTTTGATGCCTGCAGGGAATCGCTTTCCTTGAGGGGGGATTCCTGTTGGGCGTATTCCTCGGCGCTTCCGATCAGGAGGGTCTTGGCGTGGGGGGCCAGTTCCTGGATTGCTTCCAACAAGTACAGCGTACCTTTAACATTGACGTCCATTGTCAAGGTCGGATTTTTCCAGGAGGCACCAACAGAACTGATGGCGGCCAAGTTTACGATGTAGTCGGGATTGCTCTTGCGGATGGCAGCTTCTAGGCTGGCCTTGTCAAGAAGGTTGATTTCGGGCATGTCCGTTGGAAAAACAGTGTGCCCGGCTTCTTCCAGTTCGCGGGTCAGGTATTTGCCCACGAAACCTGCTGCTCCGACAATGAGAGCCCTGCCCATTAAATTTTACCTTCGGCCAAAAGCTTGATGTCGCTTGCGACCATGCGGGAAACCAGGTCTTCGTAGCTGATTTCGGGTTTCCAACCGAGAACCTTGCGGGCCTTGCTGGAATCGCCGATGAGAAGGTCTACTTCTGCGGGGCGGAAGAACTGAGGGTTGACCTTGACCACGACCTTGCCGTTGTCTTTGCGGGTGGCGAATTCGTCGACGCCCTGTCCGTGCCAGGTCAATTCCATACCGGCAGCCTTGAAGGCCATAGTCACAAATTCGCGAACCGTATGAGTTACGCCCGAAGAAACGACGAAGTCGTCTGCAGTGGGCTGCTGGAGCATAAGCCACATGGCGCGTACATAGTCTGCGGAATGACCCCAGTCGCGGCTGGCGTCCATATTGCCCAATTCGACGCAATCCTGAAGGCCTGCCTTGATCTTGGCAACGGCGATGGTAATCTTACGGGTTACGAATTCGGCTCCGCGGCGTTCGGATTCGTGGTTGAAGAGAATGCCGGAGCAGGCGAACATTCCGTAGCTTTCGCGGTAGTTCTTGATAATCCAGTGTCCGTACAGCTTGGATACGCCATAAGGGCTGCGGGGGTAGAACGGCGTTTCTTCGTTTTGCGGAATGGCCTGGACCTTTCCGAACATTTCGCTGGTGCTTGCCTGGTACACGCGGGTGTCGGGCTTGCACAGACGTACCGCTTCCAGAAGCTTTGTAACACCGATGGCATTGATGTCTGCGGTAGAGAGGGGCGTTTCCCAGGATGTAGTCACGAAGGACTGTGCTGCCAGATTGTAGATTTCGTCGGGCTTGGCGATTTCCATGGCTCTCAGCAGGGAGGCGGAATCGGTCATATCACCGAAGATAAACGTTACCTTACCCTGGAGGTGCTCGGCGTTGTTAAAGTCCAGTTTGCTCTTGCGACGGACTAAACCGAAGACTTCGTAGCCTTTCTCCAAAAGAAACTCCGCCAAATAGGAGCCATCCTGGCCAGTAATACCTGTAATCAATGCTCTTTTCATAGTTTTAAAGATAGTAATATTCGGCGAATTCCTTCGCGAAAGGGGAGGCTGCTTTTTTTATATTGCGGCTATGGCTTTTGTACATCTTCAGACCCATTCCGAATTTTCTGTTCTTCAGGCATCTGCCCGTCTTGATGATATTCTTGCTGCCGCAGCAAAAGATAACGCACCGGCTATCGCCCTTACCGACCATGGTGCCATGTTTGGTATTCTGGAATTCCAGACTCGTGGACAGGGGCTTAACAAAAAACGCAAGGGTGACGGCCAGCCTCCTCTGAAAACTCTGTACGGATGCCATGTCTATATTGATACCCCCAGCGCAACCAGCAAGGATAACCTGACATATGAACGCCTGACCCTTCTGGTTGAAAATGAAAAAGGGTATTATAACCTGCTCCGTATCGTCAGTTACCGTTACGAAGATGGTGACCGCTGGGCTGAAATTCCTTCTGTTCCCCTAGAGACGGTGGAAGAGTTCAAGGAAGGTATCATTGCCATCGCAGGTGACTTTTTCAGTAAGTACGGTCAAAGTGTTGCCGCAGGTCGTAATTCCGTTGCCCGCGAATACATGGAAAGTCTCGATAAGATTTTCGATCACGACCATCTGTATTTCGGGGTGTGCGATAACGGTGTTCCTCAACAAAAATTGGTAAACGATTTTACGGTTCAGCTGGCAAATGAATTAGGCCGTGAGGTTGTGGCCGTAGGTGATGTCCACTACATCAACAAGGAAGATGCCCAGGCTCATAAAATCCTTCGTTGCATTTCTACAAAGACGACTTTGAATGATGCCGGTGACAAGAGATTCCCTACCGATGGATTCTACTATCAGACCGAAGAAGAAATGGTGGCCAAGTTTGGCCATATTCCCGGTGCCATCGAAAATACCGTAAAGATTGCAGAACGTTGTAACTATACCGTCAAGACCGGTATCGGTGATGAATTCTGGCCTCGATTTGCCATTCCCAAGGACTTCCTGGAAGGTGAAGAATATCAGAACATCAAGGCCATCATGAAAGCCGAATACGATGCGGAATATCCCGTAGTTCGTGAACGCGAATTGAAGGGCGTCATCAAGGACAAGAAGAAAAAAGTCCAGGAACAGTATTGTGCCGAAAAGGGAATCGAACCTGACGCTCTAACTGATGATGACAAGGCTGAAATTGATCGTCTGTCGGCTCCCGAATTCTTTAACGAAGATGATAACAAGGCTTGGGACAAGGCTGTTCATCGCTGGTGTAAGCCGGGCTCTGACTCTGACATTTATATCATCCATCTTTGTAATGGCTTCTTGAAGTGGCGCTTCCCCGAAGAAAATTTCAAGTTCCCCGAACATACGACGGACGTGGGCGCCCGTATGTACAAGGAGCTGAACTGTATCCGAAACATGAACGTGGCTGGCTACCTGCTCATTGTGTGGGACTTCATTAACTGGGCCCGTAACAACGGTATTCCCGTGGGCCCGGGTCGTGGTTCTGCTGCAGGTTCTCTTGTTACCTACATCATCGGTATTACGGACATTGACCCTCTAAAGTTTGACTTGCTCTTTGAACGATTCCTGAATCCGGAACGTGTGTCCATGCCCGATATCGATACGGACTTTGCCGACCGTGACCGTGGCCGCGTGATTGATTACGTGACCCAGAAGTACGGCAAGGAATGCGTGGGCCAGATTATTACTTACGGTATGCTGAAGTCCAAGGCGGTAATTACGGACGTGGCCCGTGTTCTTGGAATTGCTCCTGCCGATGCCAAGGCGGTTACGAAACTGTTCCCCCAGCGTACTTTGAACTTCAGTTTGAAGCAAGCCTGGACCGGTAAGGACAAGAAGGGTAACAACCTGGAAGATGATTATAGCCCGGAACCGCTGCAGGCTCTGATCAAGTCCCGCGCCATGTATCAGACCCTTTGGGATACGGCTCTGATGTTGGAAGATTTGCCCCGTCAGACAGGCGTTCACGCTTGCGGCGTTGTGATTACGCCGACCCCCATTTATAACTTGGCTCCCCTTTATCGCGCCGCCCCCGAAGATACTCCGGTGGTGATGTACGATAAGCATTACGCAGAAGACATCGGCCTTCTGAAAATGGACTTCCTTGGTCTGATCAACTTGTCCATCATTCAGGATACGGTCCGAATGGTCAAGCAGAATCGCCAGATTGAAGTGGACATGAGCCATATCCCTCTGGATGACAAGGCGACCTTCGACCTTTTGAGTAAGGGTATGACCACTACGGTGTTCCAGTTCGAATCTCCGGGTATGCAGAAATACCTCCGTGAACTGAAGCCCAACCGTATCGGTGACTTGATCGCTATGAACGCCCTGTATCGTCCGGGCCCTATCGATCAGATTCCCCACTTTATTGCCCGTAAGCTGGGTAACGAAGAAATCGACTGTTACCATCCGGACTTGGAAGAAGTTCTGGGTGAAACTTACGGCGTTATCGTGTATCAGGAACAGGTGATGAAGCTTGCCCAGATTCTGGGTGGCTACACGCTGGGTGGCGCTGACAATATCCGCCGTATCATGGCCAAGAAGATGCCCGAGAAGATGGCTAAACTTGAACCGGAATTCTTCGAAAAGTGCGTTAACAAGGGCTACGACAAGGCCATGATTCAGAAGGTCTGGAACGCCGTGCTTCCCTTCTGCGGATACGCCTTTAACAAGAGCCATGCTGCTGCCTACGCTTACGTTGCCTATCAGACCGCTTACCTGAAGACCCATTACGGCCCCGAATACATGGCCGCATCCATGACTTCCAAGATGGGTAAGACCGAAGATATCGTGACCATCATTTTGGAATGTAAACGCCTGGATATTGAAGTGGTTTCGCCTAATATCAACGCTTCTGTGGGTGAATTTATCGCTAATGAAAAAGGTCAAATTTTATTTGGCCTTGCAGGTATCCGCAATGTGGGTTCCGCTGTTGTGGAAGACATCGTTGCAGAACGTGAACGTGGCGGCAAGTATACCGATCTGTTCAGTTTCTGCAAACGCGTTGTAGAATATCAGGCTTCCCAGAAAGAAAAACGCCCGCCCATGAACAAACGCCTGATTGAAAGCCTTGTGATGGCTGGTGCGTTGGACGATTTCCCTGGAAGCCGCGCCGCCTTGATGGCCTCTGTAGACAAAGCTATGGACGTGGCTGCGAAAAAGCAGGAAGACCGTGACCGCGGTCAGATTTCCCTGTTCGATATGGGCGGTGGCGAACCGGCTATGGATAGTTCCGCCGAAGTTCTTGAAGAAGCGGAAGAATGGACCGCCATGGAAATGCTCAACAAGGAACGGGATATTCTGGGCTTGTTCCTGTCGGGCCACCCGCTGGATGAATTCCGTCCGGAACTTCAGGGCTTTAGCACCTGTTCCCTGGCTGAAGATGAGCTGAGCCATCATGTGGGTGATGCCGCCGTGGCCGTTGGCGGTGTGGTCATCAAGTTGAAGTCCATCGAAACGAAGAAGGGCGATACCATTGGTGTTGGCACCATTCAGGATTTCCACGGAGACCTGGATGTCTTCTTCAAGAAGGATATGTGGGAACAGTTCCGCGATACCGTGACCATCGATGACCGCGTTCTGATGAAAGGCTCCCTGGAACCGCAACGAATGTCTGATGGCCTCCAGCTTGTTGTGCAGGAAGTCATTCAGTTGGATCGTGTCCGCTTCGATATGGTGAAATACATCCATATGGCCATTCTCTCGAACATGGTGGATGAAGAATTTGCCGAGAAACTGCAGGACTTGATGGAACGTAACGCCCCCTTCGTAGAAGAAGGAGAACGGGGTTGTGACCTGATTTGTCATGTGGAATCTGAATCTGGCAACGTGCATGTGCTTGCTCTTAAAAAGAGCAAGGTGGTTTATTCTCCGGAACTTCTTGGAAAACTTCGTAAAGAACTCGGCGCTATCAAGGTGTGGGTTTCTAGCAATGCAAGAAGGTAAACCGTACATCCTCTTTTGTGCGGGTGAAGATTCTGGAGACTGCATTGGTGAAAGCCTAGTCTCTGCCTTTTTCAAAAAAGGGGCGCATCAGTTTGATGCCTTGGGCTCAGGTGGCCCCCGCATGCAAGGGGCGGGTCTGCGCGCTCTTGTGGAATATGAGGATTTGCCGGTATCCGGTTTTGGCGATGTGCTTCCTAAGTATCTGAAACTTCGTCGAGACTATAAGACTCTGGAAACGGTGTTGGCTAATCCTGCCTGCAAGGGGCTGGTGGCCATTGACTATCCCGGGTTCAACATGAAGCTAGTCCAGCTGGCGGGGCGTCTCGGAAAACCAAGCCTTTATGTGGCGCCGCCCCAGGTGTGGGCCTGGAAGGCGAAACGTGCCAAGCAGTTGGCGGTTGTTCCTCAGACACGACTGGCTGTGTTTTTTGAATTTGAGAAAGCCCCTTATGAGATGGAAGGATGCTCCGTTTCTCGTTTGCGACACCCTTTTGCAGAATCCACCCATGAAGAAGTGACGAACTCTTCCGAACAAAAAAATCTTCACGAAAAAATCCTGCTGATGCCGGGTAGCCGTAAGGGGCAGACTCTGCGCAATATTCCTGTTTTCCTGAAGATTGCATCGAAGTTCCAGGATCAAAATTTTGCTTTCGTCGCGGCCCGAAAAAGTTTGGTGGCCCTTATTCAAGACTGCCTAAACCGTTATTTCCACGGAAAGGTTCCCTCCTGGATTCAGGTGGTCGAGGCTCCCTCTCTGCCCCAGGAACGGTGTGCTTTCTATAGAAATTCCCAGGGGGCGATTTCTGCTCCGGGAACGGCTACCTTGGAACTTGCCTTGTCCGGGGTTCCCCTGGTCGTCTGTACCAAGCCGGATGCATTGACCTATGCCCTAGGGAAACGTCTTGTCAGGACGTCCTATTTTTCTCTCCCTAATATTGTTTTATCGCAAGCGAGTACTGCTGAATTTATAAAGTACCGTTGGAATGATTCGTCTTACGAACAGGCCGCCGAAGCCTTAAAGTCGGCCATGTCATTACGCGAAAAAAAATCCGCAAAACTGGAATCAGAATTGCGGAATAATTTGTCTGAAGGACTGTCGTCAGAACAGTTAATGTCTGAATTTCTTGCTCAGTTCTTCTAATGTCAAACGCATCAGGGTCGGCGTTCCGTAGGGGGATTTCAACGGTTCGTCGGTGGTCATGAGCTGGCCCATCAATGTGGCCATTTCTTCTGGTTTCAACTTGTCTCCTGCCTGGTAGGCGTTGGTCTTTGCCCAGGCCTTGGCGATAATGTCTTGCACCTTTACCATGTCGCCTTCGCTGTTGCCGTCGATGCTGTCCAGAAAGTCTCGTACCGCCTTGATGGCTCGTGACAGCGGCAATGCGCTGGGGATAGAACGGATCTGGTAAGTGTCTCCGCCAAAGTGTTCGATGTAAAAGCCCAACTGCTGGAACTGGCTTTCGACAGAACTGAGAACCTGGGCCTCGATCTTGCTGAGTTCCAGATGTTCCGGGAACAGAAGTTCCTGGCTGTCCAGGGCGGAACCGTTTCGCAAAGTCTCCAGAGCCTGTTCGTACAGGATGCGGGAATGGGCGGCATGCTGGTCGATGATGAGCAAACCGTTGACGTCTTCGCCGGCAATGTAGGTGTTGGCGATCTGGAAAAAGGCAGGGGGATTCCAGACGGGAGGAGCCTTGACCTCGGCCTTCTTCTCTGTTTCCAGGGAGATGACCTTTCCTGCTTCGGGGGTGCTGAACAAGTCCTGGTTCAAGTCGTCTTCGCGCTGTTGCTTTACCGGCTTAGGAGAAATCCAGGACTTGCTGAACGAAGGGGGCGTGTAAGAGGGCGTGTAAGGCTGCTTAGGGCCAGGATCCTTGAAACTTGTAGGGGGTGTGGGTTCGCTGACAGGTGCCGCAAACTGTAAGGGAGGGGCAAAGGAACTGGTCGGTGCCGCAGTCTCCGCAAACGAAGACGCTGCGGGGGCGGGCGAACTCATTTCATCGCTCAAGTCGATAAACGGGGAATTTGCTTCCATGTCCTGCTTGAACGTTTCGCGGATGGCGTGGAGGACGACCAGAAAGACTAGGTTCCCGTTGGCAAAGCGGACTTCTCGCTTGGCCGGGTGAACGTTTACGTCGAACTCCATGTCGGGCATGTCCAGGAAGAGTACCGATACAGGTTTGCACTGGGCACCGTAAGGCTCGTAGGACTGGGTAACCGCCTTGCTGACCATCTTGCTTTCGATGGGGCGGTTGCGGATGAACAAATACTGGTTGTTGCGCTTGCCGTTTGTTTCGGTCGTGGGGGAGACAAAGCCTGTGACGTGGATGCCTGCTTCGGTGTAGTCCACGGGGAGCAGCGCCTTTGCAATTTTAGAACCGATGGCTTCGGCGATTCTGCTTCGGAGCTCTCCGGGGACGCCTGTAAATACGGATTTGCCTCCAACCTTATAATCGAAGCGGATCTCCGGGTGGGCGATCGCTGTCTTAAGGATGACGTCAAAAATTCGAGTGCTTTCTGAAGTTTCGCTACTCAGGAACGTTCGACGGACTGGAGTGTTGTAAAAAAGATCTTC
Proteins encoded in this window:
- a CDS encoding glycosyltransferase family 1 protein, giving the protein MKEMPKIAIDARMVSRSGIGTCIQHWLKDVGYKIALGDPKELAEYPEVPKHIPFISGIYGYKEQLKFPYCKLRREKPDVLHIPHCNVPLFYRGKMMVTIHDLTHLVYPEFLPSKIVHLYFKFIFWFVCKRANRIIVDSESTKNDLVRFYNADTSKITKVLLAAGKEFIRKPKEDVEYLYEKFNIPRDKKILLYVGNLLPHKNLNGLLDGFAQMKGKEDCRLVLVGKAFAGRTNATKESDLGIADLTIHAGMVSQDDLVNLYNLADLFVLPSLYEGFGLPVLEAFACGTPVACSNTSSLPEVGGDVATYFDPKDPSSVAQALEKSIDSKGMFDDKIDAWVSQFTWEKSARELAEIAAEVAGK
- the dnaE gene encoding DNA polymerase III subunit alpha, encoding MAFVHLQTHSEFSVLQASARLDDILAAAAKDNAPAIALTDHGAMFGILEFQTRGQGLNKKRKGDGQPPLKTLYGCHVYIDTPSATSKDNLTYERLTLLVENEKGYYNLLRIVSYRYEDGDRWAEIPSVPLETVEEFKEGIIAIAGDFFSKYGQSVAAGRNSVAREYMESLDKIFDHDHLYFGVCDNGVPQQKLVNDFTVQLANELGREVVAVGDVHYINKEDAQAHKILRCISTKTTLNDAGDKRFPTDGFYYQTEEEMVAKFGHIPGAIENTVKIAERCNYTVKTGIGDEFWPRFAIPKDFLEGEEYQNIKAIMKAEYDAEYPVVRERELKGVIKDKKKKVQEQYCAEKGIEPDALTDDDKAEIDRLSAPEFFNEDDNKAWDKAVHRWCKPGSDSDIYIIHLCNGFLKWRFPEENFKFPEHTTDVGARMYKELNCIRNMNVAGYLLIVWDFINWARNNGIPVGPGRGSAAGSLVTYIIGITDIDPLKFDLLFERFLNPERVSMPDIDTDFADRDRGRVIDYVTQKYGKECVGQIITYGMLKSKAVITDVARVLGIAPADAKAVTKLFPQRTLNFSLKQAWTGKDKKGNNLEDDYSPEPLQALIKSRAMYQTLWDTALMLEDLPRQTGVHACGVVITPTPIYNLAPLYRAAPEDTPVVMYDKHYAEDIGLLKMDFLGLINLSIIQDTVRMVKQNRQIEVDMSHIPLDDKATFDLLSKGMTTTVFQFESPGMQKYLRELKPNRIGDLIAMNALYRPGPIDQIPHFIARKLGNEEIDCYHPDLEEVLGETYGVIVYQEQVMKLAQILGGYTLGGADNIRRIMAKKMPEKMAKLEPEFFEKCVNKGYDKAMIQKVWNAVLPFCGYAFNKSHAAAYAYVAYQTAYLKTHYGPEYMAASMTSKMGKTEDIVTIILECKRLDIEVVSPNINASVGEFIANEKGQILFGLAGIRNVGSAVVEDIVAERERGGKYTDLFSFCKRVVEYQASQKEKRPPMNKRLIESLVMAGALDDFPGSRAALMASVDKAMDVAAKKQEDRDRGQISLFDMGGGEPAMDSSAEVLEEAEEWTAMEMLNKERDILGLFLSGHPLDEFRPELQGFSTCSLAEDELSHHVGDAAVAVGGVVIKLKSIETKKGDTIGVGTIQDFHGDLDVFFKKDMWEQFRDTVTIDDRVLMKGSLEPQRMSDGLQLVVQEVIQLDRVRFDMVKYIHMAILSNMVDEEFAEKLQDLMERNAPFVEEGERGCDLICHVESESGNVHVLALKKSKVVYSPELLGKLRKELGAIKVWVSSNARR
- the mutL gene encoding DNA mismatch repair endonuclease MutL, translating into MKTAEIHFLPDEIINKIAAGEVIERPASAVKELIENAIDAGATRIQVTIEEGGKKKIQVSDNGKGMSSADLDICYLRHTTSKLNNADDLFHLRTNGFRGEAVASIAAISKLTITSATDDGESGRLILKGGELVEKQDIQASRGTTFLVEDLFYNTPVRRTFLSSETSESTRIFDVILKTAIAHPEIRFDYKVGGKSVFTGVPGELRSRIAEAIGSKIAKALLPVDYTEAGIHVTGFVSPTTETNGKRNNQYLFIRNRPIESKMVSKAVTQSYEPYGAQCKPVSVLFLDMPDMEFDVNVHPAKREVRFANGNLVFLVVLHAIRETFKQDMEANSPFIDLSDEMSSPAPAASSFAETAAPTSSFAPPLQFAAPVSEPTPPTSFKDPGPKQPYTPSYTPPSFSKSWISPKPVKQQREDDLNQDLFSTPEAGKVISLETEKKAEVKAPPVWNPPAFFQIANTYIAGEDVNGLLIIDQHAAHSRILYEQALETLRNGSALDSQELLFPEHLELSKIEAQVLSSVESQFQQLGFYIEHFGGDTYQIRSIPSALPLSRAIKAVRDFLDSIDGNSEGDMVKVQDIIAKAWAKTNAYQAGDKLKPEEMATLMGQLMTTDEPLKSPYGTPTLMRLTLEELSKKFRH
- a CDS encoding lipid-A-disaccharide synthase, whose protein sequence is MQEGKPYILFCAGEDSGDCIGESLVSAFFKKGAHQFDALGSGGPRMQGAGLRALVEYEDLPVSGFGDVLPKYLKLRRDYKTLETVLANPACKGLVAIDYPGFNMKLVQLAGRLGKPSLYVAPPQVWAWKAKRAKQLAVVPQTRLAVFFEFEKAPYEMEGCSVSRLRHPFAESTHEEVTNSSEQKNLHEKILLMPGSRKGQTLRNIPVFLKIASKFQDQNFAFVAARKSLVALIQDCLNRYFHGKVPSWIQVVEAPSLPQERCAFYRNSQGAISAPGTATLELALSGVPLVVCTKPDALTYALGKRLVRTSYFSLPNIVLSQASTAEFIKYRWNDSSYEQAAEALKSAMSLREKKSAKLESELRNNLSEGLSSEQLMSEFLAQFF
- a CDS encoding GDP-mannose 4,6-dehydratase, giving the protein MGRALIVGAAGFVGKYLTRELEEAGHTVFPTDMPEINLLDKASLEAAIRKSNPDYIVNLAAISSVGASWKNPTLTMDVNVKGTLYLLEAIQELAPHAKTLLIGSAEEYAQQESPLKESDSLQASNPYGISKIAQENFADLFRKKYGMQIICTRSFNHTGVGQVEAFAIPSFVGQAARIEKSGREGTIKVGNLSAYRDFSDVRDVVRTYRLLLENKNEFHTYNVGSGKAHKVEDLLQTIVSFATVKINVEQDPERMRPVDMPYQCADNSRIVNAGYWRGTPIQETLKWMFDNERNA
- the gmd gene encoding GDP-mannose 4,6-dehydratase, which gives rise to MKRALITGITGQDGSYLAEFLLEKGYEVFGLVRRKSKLDFNNAEHLQGKVTFIFGDMTDSASLLRAMEIAKPDEIYNLAAQSFVTTSWETPLSTADINAIGVTKLLEAVRLCKPDTRVYQASTSEMFGKVQAIPQNEETPFYPRSPYGVSKLYGHWIIKNYRESYGMFACSGILFNHESERRGAEFVTRKITIAVAKIKAGLQDCVELGNMDASRDWGHSADYVRAMWLMLQQPTADDFVVSSGVTHTVREFVTMAFKAAGMELTWHGQGVDEFATRKDNGKVVVKVNPQFFRPAEVDLLIGDSSKARKVLGWKPEISYEDLVSRMVASDIKLLAEGKI